TATAATCTATACTAAATAGAAGAGGAAAAGATCAGAATTAGAAATTTACATTTTTTCTTTTCGAAGTTAGAACAGGAGACTAGGAAAATCCTTAAGGAATTCTGGAACTATTTCCCATATCTTTCAATtacacattctgatatttccaGAATCCTTTACAAAGGAGACACAGTTGTTTCACTTACACATGATCTTTGTTGTGATGTTTCACACTCAATTTTCAGATACACATGTAATTGTTTTTGACTGATACATCCAACATCTTTTAAAATCTTCCAAAAGTTGTTTCTAAACTTCACTCCAATAAATACATACAGAATAGGATTAAGGCAGCAGTGTATATAGGCAATGCTCTCTGTTACAATAATTGCGTAGTTTATATTTGCATAGTATTCACAACTCCTGCTTTCTTCACTGACAATCTGTAGAGTTTGCAGCAAAAGTGCAATATTGAATGGGAGTTCACAAATCATAAATACAGTAACAACTGCAACTATAATCTTTAATGATTTATGCTTCTGAAACCCCTTAGCTTGGAGCAGTTTTTTTGCAATGATCGTGTAGCAAATGATCATTGTCACAAAGGGTATCAGAAATCCCACCACCATCTGCGTTACACAGACCCCTACCTTGAAGATCTTTGAATTAGGTGGATAGTTCATACGGCATGTAATTTTACCAGGGTCATCAACATTTGTATCACTTAATATAAATTCTGGAAGAGACAGGATGATAGCAAGCACCCAAACTCCTCCACAAATAAACATACCATGTATTATTTTATATTGAAGCATTTTTGTTGCTTGAACAATGGCATGATACCTATTAATGGTCACACAGGTAAGTATAAATACACAACTATAGAAGTTGACGGTGTACACGCCATTTACAACTTTGCACATAAAAGTTCCGAAAGTCCATCCAATCTGTGCATCAACTGCCCAGAGTGGCAGGGTGCAAAGTAGGATCAAATCAGCAATTGCTAGATTCATCATGTAGAGATCTGTTATGGTCTTCAGTTTCTCATAAAGGACCTTTATCACAATGACCAAAGAATTGCCCAGAAGCCCTGCCACAAATATGATTGCATATAAACTGGGCATATAAACTCCCTTAAAATCTGTAACTTTGGAATTATCACAAAATGTCTCTGCATCATTAACAGATGTGCTGCTTTCATTATAGTCATAATATCCATAATCATAATGTTCCATAGTTGGGCACCAGGAACTGAATCTGCAGAAtagacctgaaataaaacagagagacTTGTTATGGACTGGGGCCCCTTCCAGCAGACAAACACAATGTACTCACTCATCAAATCTAAactaatattttattaaataacaTCATAAGTTCTTACTCTTAACAAATTTTGTGGTCGAATATTACTCACATTTGTGTGAACTCAAAACTAGCATTTTGTTATTCCTAATGGCATTTATTTCATGTTTTGACACATTcacttaaatttaaaaagaaataaaatagggCTGTCACAGttttaaatgcatcttttaatacatattttaaatacatcttttAAAAGTAAACATTGAACGCAGCTTATATTGAAACTTACCGCAGTTATCGAAAATTGCACAACCTTTGTAAGATAACAGTTGATGTGTGTTCCTTGCCTTGTGTCACACTGGTGCATATTGCAAGTGATTTTAAACAATATTCATCGATGAATTTGCTTGATAGGCAGTGGGAGGAAatacatttgttatttttatcACAACTTCTTTCCGGTGGCCCAGTGCTGAATTGCAACCTGAAGCAGTAGGGCAGCTTTTCCATGgcactttttatttgtttttctgctACTTTTGTGACTTTCATAGAATGATACAACATAAAGGTTTTATTCCACAGCACgttatgcaccatagaaagcatcctgtctggacctgcacagcttggtatgacaactgctctgctcaaggcggcaggaaattgcagagagttgaaaatgcagctcagtccatcacccaaaccatcctcccctccattgactctgtctacactgtcTGCTTCCTCAGTAACAGAGGAccaaataatcaaggacccttcccaccctggtcactctctcttcttccctcttcattaggacaggagatacaaaagcttgaaagcatctaccaccagactcaaggacagcttctatcccgctgttatcagactcttgaacggacccctCATGCAAAAgaagaattcttgatctcccaatgtatctcatcacagcctttgcactttatttgtttacctgcactataCTTTCTCTCTTAGCTGcagcactatattttgcattctgttttctttttattatctcAGTGTAGttgtatatggcatgatctgcctggatggcacgtaaacaaagattttcactgtatctcgctacAATAAACCAGTGCCAGTACCAATAATTATTCATTGCTCTTCTACATGATTAAATTTGGCTTCGCCATCCTTGTGGGCTCAAAAAGAAATATAACATTCTTTTTGCGGAGCCCTTATTTTGCCCTTAATTCTTCTTGCTGATTGCCTTAAATCTGTACAACCTGATTATAGTTCTTTCTGCCTAGTTATTTTATTAGAACTCTTAATGACTTTGAGAACCTCTGTAAGTCTTACATTAATATTTTTAGCTTTaagaagaacaatcccagcttttctAGTCCCTTTGCATACCTGAAGCCTTGCATAACTAAAATTATTTTAGTAAAGTTGTTTTGCATCCATTCAGTGACTATTTTAAAATGTGGTGTCCAGAATTGGTGCCAAGGGTACCAGTTTATCATTCCTCAGGTAAGCCTCTTATaagtgatagagggagtgcaataaagattcactggattgattccaagCATGCAAGGCTAGTTAAGAGATTAAGCTGACTGAGCCTACATCCTCTAGAAGTTTAGAATAAATAGCCATTCGCCTTTGAGCCTctctgctattcatcaagatAGGTGTTGTACACGATATTTCAGGTCTGAAAACTCAAAGAccttatacaccacatccactagttcCCCTTTATTCCCCACACGAGCCCCCGCATCTCtagatgaccctgtaatttcagtctctgaggttGGTGTCCGGGCATCTTTCAAGAGGGTAAATCCACGAAAGGTGACTGGTCCAGACTGGCCAAGAACTAAAGATCTGTGCaaaccaactggctggaatatttacagacatattcaacctcctGCTTCTGCGGTCTGaagttcccacttgcttcaaaaaggcatcttgtgcccaagaagagcatggtgacatacctcaatgactactgtccagtAATGCTCACATccaccgtaatgaagtgctttgagaggttggttatggtgtaAATCAACTTCaacctcagagatgacctggatccgttccaatttgcctaccgccacagtaggtaagataagatatctttatgagtcacatgtacatcgaaacacacagtgaaatacatctttgcgtagagtgttctggggcagcccgcaagtgttgccacacttccagcgccaacatagcatgcccacaacttcctaacctatacgtctttggaatgtgggaagaaagcagagcacccggaggaaacccatgctgtcatggggagaatatccaaactccttacagacagcggctggaattgaacccgggtcactggtgctgtaatagcattacgctaacagaTACACTAAAGCAAATGTTATTTTTCTGGCTCTTTACTctgttctggaccatctggacaacaggaactcgtatATCAGGCTGCTATTCATCTACTAcggcttggcattcaacacaatcatcccatccaaactcatcatcaagcttcaagacctggggctctgtacctccctctgcaactggatacttgacttcctcattggcagaccacaatcagtgaggattggtaacaacatctcctcctcgctgatcatcaacacaggggCACCTCAAGGCTGGGTGCTtcgccccctgctctactccctgtacataTTGGATCacctgtcctgggcctagcacatagatgcaaccataagGAAAatacaccagtgtctttactttcttcgaaggttaaggaggttcggcttctTTGGTGCATAATGTGCTGTGAAACAAAACTTTTATGTTATATCATTCTTTGAAAGTcagtctaacaaacttctacagatatactgttgaaagtatcctgactggttgcatcattgtctggtacggcaattattggtattggtttattattgtcatttgtaccgaggtacagtgaaaagcttgtcttacaaactgatcgtacaggtgaattcattacacagtgcagttgcattgagttagtacagagtgcattgatgtagtacaggtaaaaacaataacagtacagagtaaagtgtcacagctacagagaaagtgcagtgcaataggtgcaaggtcacagcaaggtagatcgtgaggtcattatccatctcattgtataatggaactgttcaatagtcttatcacagtggggtagaagctgtccctaagtctggtggtatgtgccctcaggctcctgtatcttctacccgatggaagaggagagaagagagaatgtcccgggttggtggggtctttgattataccaagacaacgagagataaacacagagtccaaggaggggaggctggtgtccgtgatgcgctgggctgtgtccacaactctctgcagcttcttgtggtcctgggcagagcagttgccgtaccaagccatgatacatccagataggatgcttcctatggtgcatcggtaaaagttggtgagagtcaaaggggacaaaccaaatttctttagcctcctgaggaagtagaggcgctggtgagctttcttggccgtggcatctacatgatttgtccaggacgggctgttggtgatgttcactcccaggaacttgaagctctcaaccctctcgacctcagcaccattgatatagacaggtgcatgtacaccgccccctttcctgaagtcattgaccagctcttttgttgacattgagggcaaggttgttgtgatgacaccattccactaagctctctatctccttcctgtactccaactcatcgctgtttgagatacggcctacaatggtggtatcgtctgcaaacttgtagaatctggccatacagtcatgagtgtatagggagtcgagtagagggctgaggacgcagccttgtggggcaccagtgttgagaataatcgtgctggaggtattgctgcctatcctcactgattgcggtctgtttgttagaaagtcaaggatccagttacagagggaggtgttgagtcctaggtctcggagcttggtgacaagcttgcttggaattattgtattgaaggcagagctgtagtcaataaacaatagtctaacgtatgtgtctttactgtccagatgctcccgatctgagtgtagggccagggagatggcatccgctgtagacctgtttcgccgataggctaATTGTAATGGGTCCAGGTTGACTGGTaggttggagttgatgcgtgccatgaccaagctctcaaagcacttcatgatggtggatgtcagagccattggtcggtagtcattgaggcatgttcccttgcttttctttggtactggaatgatagtggtcttcttaaaacaggagggaacctgagattgaagcagggagaggttgaatatgtccgcaaatacttctgccagctgatcagcacaagatctgagcacaaggCCCGgggcaccatctgggccaggtgctttcctcgtgttcactctccggaagactgatcttacatcctccactgtgatcacagggtcagctgcgttggtggctgtcagggtggatggtgacaatccacttcccttttgttcaaaacgcacatagaatgcattaagttcatcaggaagggatgcgctgttgttagctatgcagcccgacttcgtcttgtagtctgttgtgacaatccacttcccttttgttcaaaacgcacatagaatgcattaagttcatcaggaagggatgcgctgttgttagctatgcagcccgacttcgtcttgtagtctgttatggcatgtaagccctgccataattgGCAGCTGGTcggggactctattttgagttggtattgcctcttggcatccctgatagctttctgaaggtcatacctcaatttcttgtacagatcatgatcaccagatttgtgtgcagcagttctctccttcagtagggagtggatctcccggttcatctatggtttcctgtttgggaacacctgtattgtcttcttcAGTACCAttaaaatgcacaggaacataagaagatgcagagagtagtggactctgcccagtacatcacaggcacatccctccctaccatttgtcgtatctacaggaggtgctgcctcaagaagatatcatctatcatcaaagaaccccaccatctgagccattcatgccatcttttcgcaactaccactgggcaggaagtacagaagcctgaagtcacacatcaccaggttcaagaacagctacttcctttcaaccattcagttcttgaaccaactggcacaatcctaatcactacagttcggcaatactatgaccactttgcactaaaatggacttggtttttttgctgttctaattgtgttctttcttgtaaaaattgtgtataatttatgcttaatttacgtttttcttgtgaatgctgctgatatgatgctatgtgcttgtgatgctgctgcaagtaagattttcattgcacctgtgcatacatgtacttgtgcatatgacaataaactcgactttggaacTCTGAAACTTTTTGAAATTTTATCTATTTTGTGTGGTAGAAGCTCAGAAAATTCAatggatttgtcagacatgatttccttttcataaatcaatTCTGATTTGCTCTGCCCAATTCTGTTATTAATTTGTAATTGCACTTCGActgcttccttaataatagacacTCGCATTCTCCCTACTGGTCCATCGTTTCAAGTTTTCATTTCTCCATTCTTTTTGAAATTGCGGGTTAAAAATACAAAGGTCATATTCATTTTTAATACATTTGTTAAGTAGTCAAGCTCATCGATTTATCTGCATGCCCCagattgctctgtttctacatCCACTTTGAAATTGTTGTATTCAATTTATATTGTCTCACCGTGCATTCGTAACCTCATCTGAAGAAAGTTCAGTTAACCTAGAAAAAGCGTGTCAATCGTTATGAAGTTAAAAACCACAAAGAATGCTGCTTAGATGAATTGGCAACTGATCAGAAAATAGTTACTCCAGTGTCTCTACTCGGATTCTGACAGCTTTCCTTTCTCAGACACTTCAAGAGAAGTGTAAGTAAAGATCCCATTTCTGTTTTAATGCATATTTGATTTTTAGTAATGTCTTTAAAACAATATTCACGACTGAATAGGATTGTTGCTTCACATTCCATTGATCAATTAGGAAACTAGAAGATAAGCTGGGGATAAAAAGAGGAAGCAGTTTTAATCAAAGATACTGTCACAACTTCGGAAAAAGACAAAGCACTTGACTGATCATTGGGAGTGGTTAGAGGAAAGGACGAGGAACAATCATACATGAAAATAACCAACTAGAGGGAAAATATCACATGAGTTGAAAAGAGATTTTGGAAGCAAAAGtggggaaataaaacagtaaatgagCAATGGATGACTTTTAAAGGGTAAATAGTTCAAATATATAATTCCCAAAAGGAAGAAAGTCAGAAGCTATAGCTGTCTGAATAAATGAAGACACAGATGATGATTTGACTCATAGAACATTTACTTTTGGGTGTAACTTTTCCAACCTGGTTCTGAATTGAGGTTGATTTTAGAAGGACATTTACGGAATGATGGAAGTATATAGTGGTGCCAAATCATGATACTAGTACTGCCACTTTGCTTTTCAGCTTTCCCCATTTGATGATTTCTCTTAACCTTGTACATGAAGATCCTCCAGAGCGATTTAAAGGGATCACCAATTACTTCAGATtggttgctgattgatttcttcTTGTGTTTGAATTCTACAAAGGATTGATATAGCTGTTTGGCAGACTTTGTCCTAACATTGTGGCTTCTAAGCAAACCAGTTTGTCCTAGACATAGGTATGTTAGTAGCCAA
This genomic interval from Pristis pectinata isolate sPriPec2 chromosome 5, sPriPec2.1.pri, whole genome shotgun sequence contains the following:
- the LOC127570310 gene encoding C-X-C chemokine receptor type 6-like gives rise to the protein MEHYDYGYYDYNESSTSVNDAETFCDNSKVTDFKGVYMPSLYAIIFVAGLLGNSLVIVIKVLYEKLKTITDLYMMNLAIADLILLCTLPLWAVDAQIGWTFGTFMCKVVNGVYTVNFYSCVFILTCVTINRYHAIVQATKMLQYKIIHGMFICGGVWVLAIILSLPEFILSDTNVDDPGKITCRMNYPPNSKIFKVGVCVTQMVVGFLIPFVTMIICYTIIAKKLLQAKGFQKHKSLKIIVAVVTVFMICELPFNIALLLQTLQIVSEESRSCEYYANINYAIIVTESIAYIHCCLNPILYVFIGVKFRNNFWKILKDVGCISQKQLHVYLKIECETSQQRSCVSETTVSPL